In Neorhodopirellula lusitana, the following are encoded in one genomic region:
- a CDS encoding glycosyltransferase family 4 protein: MSRTCDEVDYTLHLRSDPKQPLPPGVRVFRDEGRIECGRWNLPQRLRRRMSNRREPAALNSADLFHSTGFTWSSNPAVKSIITVHDMVAESHFPICIRELQESIAIKRESMQHATMLPCVSHSTAEELAAFYPSLADKSRVIHHGAEHLTDSSAISTGATDSNATRSKTGNALFVGNRIGHKNFFNLLDALRAPAWPSGVELTVVGSPFSEAEKALIRRHRLTSRINHVGYLSHQQLRDAYREAACLVFPSFQEGFGLPCLEAQSLDCPLVCSDIPVFHEVAGDAALFFDPRLGEHIADQVAQAVDTETRRKLTSLGANNLRRFSWDESGRQMIQLYEEAFQGQSE, translated from the coding sequence ATGTCGCGCACCTGCGACGAGGTGGACTACACACTTCACTTACGATCCGATCCCAAGCAGCCACTGCCCCCTGGCGTGCGTGTCTTCCGAGACGAAGGTCGTATCGAATGCGGTCGCTGGAACCTTCCTCAACGCTTGCGTCGCCGGATGTCCAACCGTCGGGAACCCGCGGCTCTCAACAGTGCCGATCTTTTTCACTCCACCGGATTCACTTGGTCGTCCAATCCAGCTGTGAAATCGATCATTACAGTACACGACATGGTGGCCGAATCCCATTTCCCAATTTGCATTCGCGAACTGCAAGAAAGCATTGCAATCAAACGGGAATCAATGCAGCACGCCACGATGCTGCCCTGTGTCTCACATAGCACTGCCGAAGAACTAGCGGCTTTCTACCCGTCGTTAGCAGACAAGTCGCGTGTCATCCACCATGGTGCCGAACATCTGACAGACAGCTCCGCAATATCGACCGGGGCGACAGACAGCAACGCGACTAGAAGCAAAACGGGAAACGCACTCTTCGTCGGAAATCGAATAGGCCACAAGAATTTCTTTAACTTACTGGACGCCTTACGAGCTCCTGCTTGGCCAAGTGGTGTTGAGCTGACGGTGGTTGGCTCGCCCTTCTCCGAAGCCGAAAAAGCATTGATCCGCAGACATCGGCTCACTTCTCGAATCAACCATGTTGGCTACCTATCCCATCAACAACTACGCGATGCCTATCGCGAGGCGGCTTGCCTAGTATTTCCCAGCTTCCAAGAGGGATTTGGACTGCCCTGCCTGGAAGCACAATCCTTGGATTGCCCGCTCGTGTGCAGCGACATCCCGGTTTTCCATGAAGTTGCCGGTGACGCTGCGTTGTTCTTTGATCCTCGACTCGGTGAGCATATTGCGGACCAGGTGGCGCAGGCGGTTGACACCGAAACCCGTCGAAAACTGACGTCCCTGGGGGCAAACAACCTCCGTCGATTTAGCTGGGACG